One window of Hydractinia symbiolongicarpus strain clone_291-10 chromosome 3, HSymV2.1, whole genome shotgun sequence genomic DNA carries:
- the LOC130636459 gene encoding hormone-sensitive lipase-like translates to MWRCCKPLLKSQTVHFFALKLPIRAISVALSNFRKMTEQPLLGGSGAEYAHLSTLFQQVGEYASENSNYFNQKQKNGHTDYTKSFQTILNVLDPLQISLEVVTNCCGKFDISPTCKGNGYRSIISIVESCLIKILQLSMQIQKSREKLFFRSYHVYMELESYTQVLSRLLTVVHLTIVLLDYSDVGCLFPHDNIVEDLLVDFEKISRECFYGRSFGFQYSESVRQSLQVVAVALAAYGDGYIRHNHSFARALSSMLHSGKYVVDPELRAKRITELTQNADIDFCRAFWSLTEEHGVQHAPLLMCPAMAVNSEFLIPTDPVSYTNADGKLVTVKFPDEYAQHRGVKVRLLSYAWREGQNFSEKEKSITSLGPKPSPKSRYLMLHCHGGGFVAQSSKSHEMYLRYWAKELKIPILSIDYSLAPDAPYPQALNEIYFAYVWALNNLHKLGTTGAKICFSGDSAGANLVTGLALKIAEANLRLPDCLVVAYPPYRVQFLPSPSRILCLMDPLLPLGVLKSCIEAYVGGVQKSKTIKRINSVSYGGEAYNAFDIDIGAEQNWFPYNQYKLDHSHSFSESNLNTIKTRLFLKHQILEEDQESFYSEFPYSETSSSVMECDDLSLNGTNPEVSEDEFISFSAKKEYDDQPKATNAIENLESSFLSSFTSQVSTKVQDLTSGVANYIYGKDSITSAKDLLPLENGGITSAVKDIKSSAKMVKSTTRSLSCNDVVQNNIGGVYGIKTQKNNDSQPQNDFDAQSNTTNKRNEISNRKDETSNNVEKKDKNPKSSFFICKECLHSSASCCCCTTNKRKLDYHRKVYDHHYRSSHHHKNELHHTSKTRSRSYTDCVESCSHDTKLRRSQSLRVNRGVSKETELYETKKTETLSSQKSRYEGLTLNLQSEKNSECAKNSPKLDSPKLDSPRIVYDKATESCVILTPREESKLNDDTPTVEAVDSMIKAFQDGKDPYLSPYLASDELLKKLPPITIVACSLDPLFDDSVEFVRKLHKLDQQAELYVLDKLPHGFLNFQVFSGEAREGCDLLIACIKKSLKMGMRREDSSTSFKSKSVS, encoded by the exons ATGTGGCGGTGCTGCAAACCGTTATTGAAATCCCAAACTGTTCATTTTTTTGCATTGAAGCTTCCCATCCGAGCCATTTCTGTTGCATTAAGCAACTTTAGAAAAATGACCGAACAACCATTGTTAG GTGGTTCAGGCGCTGAGTATGCACATTTATCTACATTGTTCCAACAAGTCGGTGAATATGCATCTGAAAATTCTAACTACTTCAATCAAAAACAGAAGAATGGACATACAGATTATACAAAGTCCTTTCAAACAATCTTAAATGTTTTGGATCCACTGCAGATTTCGTTAGAGGTTGTGACTAACTGTTGTGGAAAATTTGATATTAGTCCAACTTGTAAAG GGAATGGTTATCGAAGTATAATCAGTATTGTTGAATCCTGCCTAATCAAAATTTTACAACTATCAATGCAAATACAGAAAAGcagagaaaaattattttttcgttcaTATCATGTTTATATGGAACTTGAATCCTACACTCAAGTTTTGTCTCGCTTACTTACAGTTGTCCATTTGACTATTGTGTTGTTAGATTACAGTGATGTTGGTTGTTTGTTTCCACATGATAACATTGTTGAAGATTTGTTGGTAGATTTTGAAAAAATCAGTCGAGAATGTTTTTACGGAAGAAGTTTTGGCTTCCAG TACTCCGAATCGGTCCGTCAGTCATTACAAGTAGTTGCGGTTGCATTAGCTGCTTATGGAGATGGGTATATCAGACATAACCATTCATTTGCACGTGCACTTTCATCCATGCTACACAGTGGTAAATATGTTGTTGATCCTGAGTTGCGTGCCAAGAGAATTACTGAACTTACCCAAAATGCTGATATAGATTTTTGCAGGGCATTTTGGTCACTGACAGAAGAACATGGTGTTCag CATGCACCATTGTTAATGTGTCCAGCCATGGCAGTGAATTCTGAATTCTTGATCCCAACTGATCCAGTATCGTATACTAATGCAGATGGAAAACTAGTCACTGTCAAATTTCCTGATGAATATGCACAACATCGAGGAGTTAAGGTCCGGTTGTTGTCATATGCATGGCGGGAAGGTCAG aatttcagTGAAAAGGAGAAATCAATCACGTCGCTGGGACCGAAACCAAGTCCCAAATCGAGATATCTGATGCTGCATTGCCACGGAGGAGGGTTTGTTGCACAATCTTCAAAATCACACGAA ATGTATTTGAGATACTGGGCTAAAGAATTGAAAATACCAATACTATCTATTGATTACTCACTTGCGCCTGATGCGCCCTATCCTCAAGCTTTAAACGAGATTTACTTTGCTTACGTGTGGGCGTTAAATAATCTGCACAAACTTGGAACAACAGGAGCGAAAATATGTTTCAGTGGTGATTCAGCTG GTGCGAACTTAGTAACTGGTCTTGCATTGAAAATTGCCGAGGCAAATCTTCGTCTTCCTGACTGTCTAGTAGTAGCTTACCCACCCTACCGTGTCCAGTTTCTACCATCACCATCGCGTATACTGTGTCTTATGGACCCCTTACTACCGTTGGGTGTCTTGAAGTCATGTATTGAAGCGTATGTTGGAGGGGTGCAAAAATCGAAAACCATAAAACGAATTAACTCCGTCAGTTATGGCGGAGAGGCATATAACGCATTTGATATTGACATAGGTGCCGAACAGAACTGGTTCCCGTACAATCAATATAAGTTGGATCACTCTCATTCGTTTTCCGAATCGAATTTAAATACGATCAAAACACGTCTCTTTTTGAAACATCAAATCTTAGAAGAAGACCAGGAAAGCTTTTATAGTGAATTTCCGTATTCTGAAACTTCATCGTCTGTGATGGAGTGTGACGACCTTTCTTTAAACGGAACAAACCCGGAAGTGTCAGAGGATGAATTTATTTCGTTTTCTGCTAAAAAAGAATACGATGATCAACCTAAAGCAACAAATGCGATAGAGAACTTAGAATCTTCGTTTTTATCTTCTTTTACTTCGCAAGTTTCCACGAAGGTCCAAGACCTGACCTCAGGAGTGGCAAATTACATATACGGAAAGGATAGTATTACTAGTGCTAAAGACTTGCTTCCATTGGAAAATGGTGGTATAACCTCTGCGGTGAAGGACATTAAATCGTCCGCCAAAATGGTTAAAAGCACAACGCGCAGTCTATCTTGTAACGACGTAGTTCAAAACAATATCGGTGGTGTGTACGGTattaaaactcaaaaaaataACGATTCACAGCCGCAAAATGATTTTGATGCTCAAAGTAACACAACAAATAAAAGGAATGAAATTTCGAATAGAAAAGATGAAACTTCGAATAACGTTGAGAAAAAGGATAAAAACCCTAAATCGTCTTTCTTCATATGTAAAGAATGTTTACACTCGTCCgcgagttgttgttgttgcacgACGAATAAACGAAAGTTGGATTATCATCGAAAAGTTTACGACCATCACTATCGTTCTTCACACCATCATAAAAACGAACTGCATCACACGAGTAAAACACGCTCAAGGAGTTATACGGATTGTGTCGAGTCGTGTTCACACGACACGAAGTTAAGACGCAGTCAGTCTTTAAGAGTAAATAGAGGTGTTTCGAAAGAGACAGAGTTGTACGaaactaaaaaaacagaaactttATCCTCGCAAAAATCACGTTATGAGGGATTGACTTTAAATTTGCAGTCTGAGAAGAACAGCGAGTGTGCTAAAAACTCGCCGAAGCTTGACTCGCCAAAACTTGACTCACCAAGAATAGTCTACGATAAGGCAACTGAGAGCTGTGTGATTTTAACACCGAGGGAAGAGAGCAAGCTGAACGATGACACTCCGACGGTAGAAGCGGTTGATAGTATGATAAAAGCTTTTCAAGACGGAAAGGACCCCTATTTGTCACCATATCTGGCGAGTGACGAGTTATTGAAGAAGCTACCTCCTATCACCATCGTG GCATGCTCACTGGATCCATTATTTGACGATTCTGTCGAATTCGTGCGCAAGTTACACAAGTTAGACCAACAAGCTGAACTGTACGTACTCGACAAACTTCCGCatggttttttaaactttcaagtGTTCAGTGGTGAAGCCAGGGAAGGATGCGATCTACTGATTGCCTGCATAAAAAAGTCGCTTAAAATGGGAATGCGACGAGAAGATTCTTCGACGTCATTTAAGTCCAAATCTGTGTCgtaa
- the LOC130636462 gene encoding protein boule-like produces MDKGDHASVIYGTHFPNRLFVGCLPPKATADHLGKFFRTFGNVMEAKVVLDDQRRSRRFGFVSFSKAEEAERVLKQGCVYLMGKKINVGPAVKKESKDMPSNIPVRIVETTPVVETTTNPSKPHYTYTFPSPTSNCRSCETSPVPSPSMTPPRAYSPMASPPAYSPMTPPRTYSPMRSPRTYTSPVAPSYFYPSNTVIYPSCDFYTRQNDITAQNVFYMPLETTLYNQPSFLPQAQQLVFIPSY; encoded by the exons ATGGATAAG GGCGATCATGCGTCAGTTATCTATGGAACACACTTCCCGAACAGACTATTCGTCGGCTGTCTTCCGCCAAAG GCTACGGCAGATCATCTTGGAAAATTTTTCAGAACATTTGGAAACGTTATGGAGGCAAAGGTTGTTTTGGACGATCAAAGAAGATCACGACGCTTCGGGTTTGTGTCATTTTCAAAAGCTGAAGAAGCTGAAAGAGTTTTAAAACAAGGATGTGTCTATCTCATGGGAAAGAAAATTAATGTCGGCCCAGCTGTAAAGAAAGAG tcAAAAGACATGCCATCAAATATTCCGGTTCGCATTGTTGAAACGACTCCAGTGGTAGAAACAACGACGAATCCGTCAAAACCGCACTATACATATACCTTCCCGTCGCCAACCAGTAATTGTCGGTCGTGTGAAACATCACCCGTACCTTCACCATCTATGACGCCACCTAGAGCATATTCACCGATGGCGTCACCTCCAGCATACTCACCGATGACGCCACCACGAACATATTCACCGATGAGGTCACCTCGAACATATACATCACCAGTCGCGCCGTCTTATTTCTACCCGTCAAATACGGTAATTTATCCTTCGTGTGATTTTTATACACGTCAAAACGATATAACGGCACAAAACGTTTTCTACATGCCGTTAGAAACGACACTTTACAACCAACCGTCGTTTCTTCCACAGGCTCAACAACTTGTGTTTATTCCGTCATATTGA
- the LOC130636466 gene encoding uncharacterized protein LOC130636466 isoform X2 has translation MAKEISNGRYVNPHPLTDTKVATVLTGLAVSDLNNETKLLLLILCVLVFCESDTNENESAKCAEEIVDASNVDVECEEIVQTDKVGENVQKLVPVEMVEPMTVAGIEAPFKIDDLLMFKLSQRIKDWKKFALLLGLDFGRIENINCGNDRLSDKVLDVLGVYFQRNGFLDKNKIFIVLNLLERQDLCATVGYLLHTSNEYVMLRTSSNHPPVVCIDQMKTIHTATDRTISYRYFE, from the exons AtggcaaaagaaatttccaatgGTAGGTATGTGAATCCACATCCTCTCACAGATACAAAGGTAGCAACTGTCCTGACTGGGCTAGCAGTTTCCGATCTAAACAATGAAACAAAGCTGCTGCTGCTGATACTATGCGTTCTAGTGTTTTGTG AATcagacactaatgaaaacgaatcTGCAAAGTGTGCTGAAGAAATTGTTGATGCAAGTAATGTTGATGTAGAATGTGAGGAAATCG TTCAAACAGATAAAGTTGGTGAAAACGTCCAAAAATTGGTTCCAGTTGAAATGGTGGAACCTATGACAGTTGCAG GAATTGAAGCACCTTTCAAGATAGATGATTTGTTAATGTTCAAACTTTCTCAAAGGATTAAGGACTGGAAGAAGTTTGCACTTTTACTTGGATTAGACTTTGGACGAATTGAGAACATTAATTGTGGTAATGACAGGCTATCTGATAAAGTCCTCGATGTTTTGGGAGTATACTTTCAGCGAAATGGTTTTCTGgacaaaaacaaaatctttattgttttaaatttacttgAAAGACAAGATTTATGTGCAACAGTTGGATATTTACTTCACACGTCAAATGAATATGTCATGTTAAG aacatCAAGCAACCATCCTCCTGTTGTATGCATTGATCAAATGAAAACAATACACACGGCTACTGACAGAACGATCTCGTACAGATACTTCGAATAA
- the LOC130636466 gene encoding uncharacterized protein LOC130636466 isoform X1, with protein MAKEISNGRYVNPHPLTDTKVATVLTGLAVSDLNNETKLLLLILCVLVFCESDTNENESAKCAEEIVDASNVDVECEEIGKEIPVNENFNVFDENQNLVQTDKVGENVQKLVPVEMVEPMTVAGIEAPFKIDDLLMFKLSQRIKDWKKFALLLGLDFGRIENINCGNDRLSDKVLDVLGVYFQRNGFLDKNKIFIVLNLLERQDLCATVGYLLHTSNEYVMLRTSSNHPPVVCIDQMKTIHTATDRTISYRYFE; from the exons AtggcaaaagaaatttccaatgGTAGGTATGTGAATCCACATCCTCTCACAGATACAAAGGTAGCAACTGTCCTGACTGGGCTAGCAGTTTCCGATCTAAACAATGAAACAAAGCTGCTGCTGCTGATACTATGCGTTCTAGTGTTTTGTG AATcagacactaatgaaaacgaatcTGCAAAGTGTGCTGAAGAAATTGTTGATGCAAGTAATGTTGATGTAGAATGTGAGGAAATCGGTAAAGAAATTCCTGTCAATGAAAATTTTAACGTCTTTGATGAAAACCAAAATCTTG TTCAAACAGATAAAGTTGGTGAAAACGTCCAAAAATTGGTTCCAGTTGAAATGGTGGAACCTATGACAGTTGCAG GAATTGAAGCACCTTTCAAGATAGATGATTTGTTAATGTTCAAACTTTCTCAAAGGATTAAGGACTGGAAGAAGTTTGCACTTTTACTTGGATTAGACTTTGGACGAATTGAGAACATTAATTGTGGTAATGACAGGCTATCTGATAAAGTCCTCGATGTTTTGGGAGTATACTTTCAGCGAAATGGTTTTCTGgacaaaaacaaaatctttattgttttaaatttacttgAAAGACAAGATTTATGTGCAACAGTTGGATATTTACTTCACACGTCAAATGAATATGTCATGTTAAG aacatCAAGCAACCATCCTCCTGTTGTATGCATTGATCAAATGAAAACAATACACACGGCTACTGACAGAACGATCTCGTACAGATACTTCGAATAA